GACCATTTTTTGAAAGGCTGTTCCCGTTTGGTTTGTCGGAAAGGAATGGTCAGAACTGGAAAAAATATCTGCAATAAGTTCTTCAGCTGCTTCGTTATTTTTATCATAATTCCAATAGGTTAAGCTGGAAAAGGAAGATTTAGCTCCAAAACCTAAAAACACGATCTGTCCGTTTTCAACACCGACAAAGGTGTTGCCAACAGGCGAATTTCCAAACCCACAAAAGGTGTTTGGAGCGCTACGCAACTTTTTGTTCCGATTGTAGGAGGGCCTGCTTTATTTTATTAATGGTGCTTTTAAGCAAAGAAGTATTTTCTCCTTCGACCATGATGCGGAGAAGGGGCTCTGTGCCGGAGGGGCGTATCAAAATCCGTCCTTCATTTGCTAGGGAGTCTTCACACTCTCTAACGACACTTTGAAAAACGGAGGAGTCTAAGATAGTTTTATCATCTATGGGGACACTTTCCAGAATTTGAGGAAGGGGATCATATATTTTGTTAATGGAGCGAGCGGGTTTATCGCTATCTACCAAAACAGCCAGAACCTGAAGGGCCGCGATAAGGCCATCTCCGGTGGTTGTATAATCTCCACAAATAATATGGCCTGATTGTTCCCCTCCAAGATTTAACCCCTCAGCGCGCATCTCGGAACAAACGTAGCGATCTCCGACCTTTGACCTGAACATTTTAATGCCTTGAGAGTGGAGATATTTTTCCAGGCCCATATTAGACATAACGGTGGCAACTAAGGCATTGCTTTTAAGCTTTCCCTGATTTTTCCAGGACGTTGCGATGGCAGCAAGAATCTTGTCGCCATCTATTATGCTACCTATTTCATCCACAAGAATAAGTCTATCGGCATCCCCATCAAGTGCGATTCCAATATCTGCATTGTGTTCTTTGACGGTTTGGATAAGCTTGTCTGGCATCGTTGCGCCGCAATCTTTATTGATGTTGCACCCATCTGGGGTATCCCCAATAGCGATGACGTCGGCACCTAATTCCCAAAAGACACTAGGGGCAACCTTATATCCTGCACCGTGGGCACAGTCGACGACAATCCTGAGTCCATCAAGTCGGAGACCTTTTGGGAACGTGTTTTTGACGAATTCGATATAACGCCCTTGAGCGTCATCCAGGCGTCGTGCGCGTCCTAGGCGAGAGGGAGCTGCAAGAGCTTTCTGTGGGCCTTCTGCGAAATTTTCTTCAATGCGGGCTTCTATATGATCGGGTAGTTTATGACCATCAGGCCCAAAGAACTTTAAACCATTATCCTTATAGGGATTGTGGGAGGCAGTTATCATTACGCCTAGGTCAGCTCGGAGTGTTCGGGTTAGCATGGAAATGGCAGAAGTAGGCATGGGGCCGACGAGAACCACATCCATACCAATAGATATAAATCCTGCGGTTAATGCTGGCTCAATCATATAGCCAGACAACCGAGTGTCTTTCCCAATAACAACTGTGTGATGGGCTAAATCTCGGAGAAATTCTTGCCCAACGGCTTGGGCAATACGTAAGACGATATCTGCAGTAATGGGGGCTTTATTTGCCATTCCCCGAACACCATCTGTCCCAAATAAATTTTGGGATGTGCTAGAATATTTAGAGTTTTCGGGCTTCTTTTTCATGGATATCTGCCAAAGAAATAATTAAACACCGGGTTCAGGTTCGGGCTTTATGGGGCGCGGTATTTTCTTTTGAGTGCTCGTAGGCATGGAGCTCTTTTTAGGAGCGGATGTTTTCTTGCCTTTTGGTTTTTTTGCGCCATTTTCTTCTGGACGTGAGAGAGTTTTTCCAGAAATAACTTCCTTAATTTCATCACCACTCAGCGTTTCGTATTCGAGGAGAGCTTTTGCTAATATGTGCAATTGCTTCTCATTTTTCACCAATATCTTCTTGGCTGTGTCAAAGGATTGATCCACAATGGATCTTATCTCAGAATCAATAACATTTGCGGTCTCATTAGAGACGTTTTTATGTTGGGTGACGCTATGCCCCAAAAACACTTCATGGTCCGGTTCTCCATAGGTAAGAGGTCCTAACTTGTCACTCATTCCCCATTCGGTAACCATCTTGCGGGCGATGTTGGTTGCTTGTTGAATATCAGAGGCAGCTCCAGTCGTCACCTTGCTTTTTCCAAAGATAAGTTCCTCGGCAATACGTCCTCCCATGGCGACAGCCAAATCAGCCAGTAGTCTAGATCTGGGCATAGAGATGCGGTCATTTTCTGGCAGGCGCATAACCATCCCAAGGGCGCGACCTCGAGGAACAATAGTTGCTTTGTGAATGGGATCTGAATCTGGAAGATGAATTCCAACCAGAGCATGCCCGGCCTCATGATAAGCAGTCAGTTTTTTCTCTTCTTCGGTCATAACCATAGAGCGACGTTCTGCCCCCATCATGACTTTGTCTTTGGCTTCTTCTAGATCCAGCATGCTAATGGTCGGCTTGTTTTTTCGTGCTGCTAAAAGGGCGGCCTCATTGACGATGTTTTCTAAATCGGCTCCTGAAAAACCAGGTGTACCCCGGGCAATCACTTTGGGTTGTACATCGGCAGCAAGTTTGACTTTTTTCATGTGGACTAGCAGGATTTTTTCGCGACCAGCAACATCTGGACTCGGAACAACAACTTGTCGATCAAATCGTCCAGGCCTTAAGAGAGCAGTATCAAGAACATCTGGCCGGTTTGTTGCGGCTACTAGAATAATTCCTTCATTACTTTCAAATCCATCCATCTCGACCAAGAGTTGGTTGAGGGTTTGCTCACGTTCGTCATTGCCGCCACCAAGGCCGGCACCACGATGTCGGCCTACAGCATCAATTTCATCGATAAAGACGATGCACGGCGCATTCTTCTTGGCTTGTTCGAACATGTCTCTGACTCGGCTGGCTCCTACACCAACAAACATCTCTACAAAGTCAGATCCTGAAATAGAGAAAAACGGAACGTTCGCTTCTCCTGAAATGGCGCGTGCAAGAAGGGTTTTTCCTGTCCCAGGGGGACCAACCAACAGGACTCCTTTAGGGATTCTTCCCCCCAAACGTTCATACTTTCTCGGATCTTTCAAAAAATCCACGATTTCTTCTAGTTCAAATTTAGCTTCGTCAATACCGGCTACATCTTTAAAGGTTATCCGGTTTTTGTTTTCAGAGAGAAGACGGGCACGGGAGCGACCAAATCCCATAACTTTTCCACCTCCTCCTTGCATTTGCTTAAAGAAGAAAGCCCAAACACCAACGATTAACAAAACGGGAAGGAGTGAGAGAAAAATCTGAAAGATAGAGACTTCCTCTTCGAGAGGAGCTGCCATAATTTTGACATCTTGTTTGCTTAACTTATCAACAAGTCCAGGATCGTTAGGGGTATAGGTTGCAAACTGGGTTCCATCGGAAAGTTTTCCTGTGACAGTGTTGCCCTTTATGAGAACTTCTTGAACGTTTCCGCGGTCCACATTATTCAGAAAATCGGAAAATGCGAGGGTATTAGAAGAAGTTCTTTGTCCACCGCCTTGGAAAATATTAAAGAGGGCAATAAGGAACAAGCCTAAGATCAGCCACAAAATCAAGTTTTTATTGAAATTATTCACTCTCTACCCTCGTTTACCTAACATTCTCTAGACTACAAATTATAAGACTATTTTTGAAAATATGATACTCAAAATTTAGGGGAACTCTGGGTATCTTTCATGGGAAAAATAGGGTGGTTTCCCTAAAGCATAGGTTGGGGCAAAACCAACCAATTGCAGTCCTAATTTCTCCAATTTCGTCAGACCGTATCTTATATGGGGTACACTGACAAGCTTTTCTTTGTTCCAGATGGCTGGGAGCGTGTATAACACGGGCCCTGGTATGTTTTCCTGCGGCTCTGTTGGGCAAAAATCCGCAGGTAAGATATGCAGCCCCTTTTCTCCAAAAGGTCTTACGAGATATTGAGAGTCTTGTGGCAGAGATTTTATGCTTTTAAACATGAAACGTTCATTCCACACAAAATGGGAGTCAGTATGGGGTATGGGGAACGCCTCTGGAATTTGGATTGCTTCTCGACAGATAATAATTGTTTTTTTCCTGGGCAAAAAGTAGCAATTTCCCAGTGTTTTGGGGTTTTCTTCCCGTTGCAGCGCTTTCAGAAGCGGCTCCAGGCTTTTTTGACGGGGAGGATAAGCATTGCCTCCAATACATTGGATCGTTCTCATAAGAACGCGAAGGGCGATATCTTTGGGGGTATCTTCTAGAGCGGATTTTTTTAGAGAAATATAGCCTTCACCATGAAGTGAGGCATTTCTGACGAGAACATCATTTACTATTTCATCCAGGGCTGCTCGAGAAAGGCCAGAGCGATAGGCAACTTGAGCGAGTCTGGAGGCCGTTCCTCCTTCAGACTCCAAACTGGACAAGATCTTACGTAATCTTGAGCGCGTAAATTTGTCACTTTGATTGCTGGGATCGTCCAAGAATGCTTGGTGTCTTTGGGATAATGTTGCCATTAGGCGCACTTTAGAGATGGTAAGCAGAGGGCGAATAACACGAACATGGTCATGTTCCACAACAGGTGCAATCCCAGCAAGGCCATCGAGGCCTGTTCCGTGTAGGAAACGATCTAAAACTGTTTCTACTTGGTCTTCTTGATGGTGCCCTAAAAGAAGGTGCAAAATTCCATTCTTATAACAAAAAGTTTTCAGCAAATTATAACGAGCTTTTCTTGCTTCTTCCTGGATACGTGTTTGTGGCTTCTCTCCTTTCCAGGTCAAAATATGATGTTCGATGGCATGGGCTTGGAGCCAGGATTTGACTGTTTCGGCTTCTGACTTTGATTCTGGACGGAGGCCGTGATCAACTGTAAGGGCGATAACTTTTCCTGAATGCGCCTTGGCCCAATCGTTCGCTAAAAGGCACAGGGAGAGGCTATCACTTCCCCCTGAAACGCCAACAGCAACTGTTGGACAGGATTCATAGTCCAAATCCATAAGAGATTCAAATTCCTTGCTGCCTAATGGAGCACAAGGCTCAGACCGAGAATCGAAAGAAGATGTGAGCGCGTTAAGAACAGCCAAGGCGGCTTTTTTCCTCTTCAGCCATCTTTTTAATAGAGCCAGATGTTAAGGGAAAAGTTGTCGATAGCTTCTTAAGAGAGGCGCAAGCTTCTTGCTTTTTACCCAAATGCCTAAGGCATTTACTGAGCTTTAAGAGGCTTTCTGGTTGTTTCGGATGTTTAGGGTAGTTTTTGAAGACTGTCAAAAAAGCCGCGGAGGCATCAGAGTAATTTTGTTGAGCAAAGAAAGTTTCACCAATCCAGTATTGAGCATTTCCAGCCAAGGGGTCCCTAGGGTGATCTTTTAGGAAAGTTGACAAAACAGCCTGGGCCCTTGGAAAATCTCCTTTTTTAAGAAGGCTCTGGGCGTAATTATATTGTTCTGCGGCCGTCGTGGGCAGAGGGTCATGCAGTGGTTGACTTACAATCTCCGTCGATTCTTCATCAGGCCGGGATGGCATTTGTAGTAAATTCTTATCGGGTTTTGTCAGATCAATCCTAAGGGGTTCTTCTCTTTCTTCAATAATATCTTCCCTGGGAGCTTTCCTTTCCAATTTTTTCATGGGGAGACGTGACTGAACAATTTTTTTATCCTCAGACACTTGGTGCTTTTCATCCATCTGTTCCATTTTATCGACCAATTTATCCATGGTGCGATTTGTCCTTTCCAGGAGCCTTGTGAGACGATTGTTTTCTTTTTCGAGGGCTTGAACCCTTTGAGCCATCTCTTTTATTTCAGTTGGGGAATGCTTAACTGAGATAGATTCAACTTCGTCTTCCTCATCCGAATCGTCCATACGGACAAGTTTTTCCTCGATACGATCCAGTTTGCGAATGATGCTGTTCATATCCTTTTGACGCGCGTCCGTAGGATGCGTATAAAAACTTGCCAAAAATATGATGAGCCCGAAACAGGCTAGGAATTTTTTGAAATAAAAGTTCATGTCCACCATGTGTCCTCATAAATGTATCCGTGGGCGCATCATAGGATGAGTCATCTCAAATTGCAATAAGAAGGAGATTTTAAGGCTTCGCCCATTTTTAAGAGTGATGTAGAGGTAGCAGCCACTAGGGAAAGTATACAGCGTATTTTTTGAGAAGTTTATTAAGTTCAACAAATTCAAATTTTTTCTCTGAAAATAATTGCATTGTTTTTTTGTAGAGCTCATCTGAATCGGCTATTATCCTATACTTATTTAGTCTCAAAAAAACGTCAACAGAAGCAAAAGAAACGCGCTTATTTCCATCGAGAAATGGGTGATTGATTGCTAGACTTTCCATTAGCGCGGCAGCTTCCTCGATAATATTTTCATAATATCCACATTGAGGTCTGAAGCATGCTGATTCCAAAGCTCCAGGATCTCTTATTCCAGCAGTACCACCATACTGGTCAATGAGAATTCTGTGAAGAGAAGCGATCTCAAGTACCGTTAGATATCTTCTCATCGCTAGCTAGCTTTTTGTACAGTGAATCAAATTCGCTAACGCTTTCGGCTAAAGCTTTAAGAACGTCTTTGCGAGGATTTTTACCTTCTCGTTTCGCAATATAGTCTCTCAGGGCTTCATCCAGTAAGCCTTGAAGCTGCCGACCCTCCTCTTTTGCAAGCTGTCTCACTGTTGCTAATAATGTAGGGTCTGCCTGAGAAGCAAATTTCTCTTTTCTTGTTTCCATATCTCTTCTCTCCTTACTACACCTAACATACTATCATGAAACATCAAGAAACATCAAGAAATTTAACTTATTATTTTATCATTATATTTGCACAGATCCTTGACGGGGCAATGGGGACACAGGGGCTTTCGTGCTTTGCAGGTATAACGACCATGGAGGATAAGCCAATGATGGGCATAGAATCGCCATTTTTTCGGAACAATTTTTTCTAAGGCTCTTTCCACATCAAAAGGGGTTTTTCCAGGCGCAAGCCCAGTGCGGTTCGAGACGCGAAAGATGTGGGTATCAACGGCAATGGTATCTTGACCAAAGGCTACATTGAGAACTACGTTGGCCGTTTTGCGGCCCACCCCGGGAAGGTCCTCTAGTGCTTCGCGGCTTTCGGGCACATTACCATTGTGTTTCTCCAAAAGCTTTTGACTTAATCCAATTATATTTTTTGCCTTTGTTTTATATAGGCCAATGGTTTTGACATAGTCTCTGACTTTTTCTTCGCCGAGTTGAAGCATTTTTTCGGGGGTGTCTGCGATAGCAAATAGAGCAGGAGTTGCTTTGTTGACGCCTTTATCCGTTGCTTGAGCCGAAAGGACTACTGCAATTAAAAGCGTGTAGGAATTTGTGTACTGCAGCTCACTTTTGGGTGTAGGCCTTTCTTTAGAAAGACGTTCAAAGAAAGAATCAACTTCTTGCACGGTGAAAGTTTTAGGTTTCATACACCTTTTTTAAAACAGATAGAAGTTGGGTGCAAGGCATTCCAAATCTCTCTCATTCCTGAGAGAAACCCAAAGATCCTAGCACTCAATTTTTCCCTTTTTTTTGGTTTTTTTGAGGAGCTGTCACTGTCAAACTCCCGGAGGATTTCTTTCTGTCTTTTTGTGAGTTTTGACGGGGTTTCCACATGCACTTGGACAAACATGCTTCCACGGGAGCTGCCTTTAAGGGATGACATTCCTTTATGTGATAGACGGAAGTTTTGGCCACTTTGGGTCCCCTCGGGGATTTTCAGGGTTACGTTGGTTCCTTCAATAGTTGGAACTTCAACGCTTCCGCCCAGAGCAGCTCGCGCCATAGAGATGGTTGATGTGCAGTAAAGATCTTGTTTGTCCCTCTCAAAATAAGCATGAGGTTTTACATGGACAAAAATGTATAAATCTCCTGCTTGGGCGCCTCGAAGACCCATATCGCCTTCGCTAGATAGCCGGATGCGTGCGCCCGTATCTACACCAGCTGGAATTTTAACGGCAAGTGTTTTTTCTTTCCGGATGCGACCCGTACTTCGACAGCTTTTACAGGGATCGGTAATGGTTTCTCCAGATCCTTGGCAAGTCGGGCAAGCCCGTTCCATCATAAAAAAGCCTTGTTGAGAACGAACTTTTCCCGATCCACTACATGTGGAACAGGTGTCGGGATCAGAGCCTTTCGCGCTTCCAGAGCCGTCGCATTCTTCACAGGAGGATAACGATTGAAAATTAATGTTTTTCGTACATCCGCTAAAGGCTTCTTCTAAGGTAATTTCGATGTCGTATCGAAGATCATCCCCTCTCCGAGAAGGCTGTTGTCTTTGCTGACCCGTAAAGTTTTCAAAAATGTCTTCAAACATGTCTGAAAAACCAGCATTTCCAAAATCGAATTGAAAATCAAATCCACCCATGCCGCCAGGACCACCTGCACCGTGACCGCCTTGAAAGGCTTGGTGTCCATAACGATCGTAGGCAGCTTTCTTTTGGGAATCTTTCAACACTTCATAAGCTTCGGAGATGTCTTTGAACTTTTGTTCCGAAGCCTTATCTCCCTGATTTTTATCAGGATGGTATTTCATGGCTAGCTTTCGGTAAGCCT
The genomic region above belongs to Alphaproteobacteria bacterium and contains:
- a CDS encoding phosphoglucosamine mutase, whose translation is MKKKPENSKYSSTSQNLFGTDGVRGMANKAPITADIVLRIAQAVGQEFLRDLAHHTVVIGKDTRLSGYMIEPALTAGFISIGMDVVLVGPMPTSAISMLTRTLRADLGVMITASHNPYKDNGLKFFGPDGHKLPDHIEARIEENFAEGPQKALAAPSRLGRARRLDDAQGRYIEFVKNTFPKGLRLDGLRIVVDCAHGAGYKVAPSVFWELGADVIAIGDTPDGCNINKDCGATMPDKLIQTVKEHNADIGIALDGDADRLILVDEIGSIIDGDKILAAIATSWKNQGKLKSNALVATVMSNMGLEKYLHSQGIKMFRSKVGDRYVCSEMRAEGLNLGGEQSGHIICGDYTTTGDGLIAALQVLAVLVDSDKPARSINKIYDPLPQILESVPIDDKTILDSSVFQSVVRECEDSLANEGRILIRPSGTEPLLRIMVEGENTSLLKSTINKIKQALLQSEQKVA
- a CDS encoding ATP-dependent metallopeptidase FtsH/Yme1/Tma family protein, yielding MNNFNKNLILWLILGLFLIALFNIFQGGGQRTSSNTLAFSDFLNNVDRGNVQEVLIKGNTVTGKLSDGTQFATYTPNDPGLVDKLSKQDVKIMAAPLEEEVSIFQIFLSLLPVLLIVGVWAFFFKQMQGGGGKVMGFGRSRARLLSENKNRITFKDVAGIDEAKFELEEIVDFLKDPRKYERLGGRIPKGVLLVGPPGTGKTLLARAISGEANVPFFSISGSDFVEMFVGVGASRVRDMFEQAKKNAPCIVFIDEIDAVGRHRGAGLGGGNDEREQTLNQLLVEMDGFESNEGIILVAATNRPDVLDTALLRPGRFDRQVVVPSPDVAGREKILLVHMKKVKLAADVQPKVIARGTPGFSGADLENIVNEAALLAARKNKPTISMLDLEEAKDKVMMGAERRSMVMTEEEKKLTAYHEAGHALVGIHLPDSDPIHKATIVPRGRALGMVMRLPENDRISMPRSRLLADLAVAMGGRIAEELIFGKSKVTTGAASDIQQATNIARKMVTEWGMSDKLGPLTYGEPDHEVFLGHSVTQHKNVSNETANVIDSEIRSIVDQSFDTAKKILVKNEKQLHILAKALLEYETLSGDEIKEVISGKTLSRPEENGAKKPKGKKTSAPKKSSMPTSTQKKIPRPIKPEPEPGV
- the tilS gene encoding tRNA lysidine(34) synthetase TilS, coding for MAVLNALTSSFDSRSEPCAPLGSKEFESLMDLDYESCPTVAVGVSGGSDSLSLCLLANDWAKAHSGKVIALTVDHGLRPESKSEAETVKSWLQAHAIEHHILTWKGEKPQTRIQEEARKARYNLLKTFCYKNGILHLLLGHHQEDQVETVLDRFLHGTGLDGLAGIAPVVEHDHVRVIRPLLTISKVRLMATLSQRHQAFLDDPSNQSDKFTRSRLRKILSSLESEGGTASRLAQVAYRSGLSRAALDEIVNDVLVRNASLHGEGYISLKKSALEDTPKDIALRVLMRTIQCIGGNAYPPRQKSLEPLLKALQREENPKTLGNCYFLPRKKTIIICREAIQIPEAFPIPHTDSHFVWNERFMFKSIKSLPQDSQYLVRPFGEKGLHILPADFCPTEPQENIPGPVLYTLPAIWNKEKLVSVPHIRYGLTKLEKLGLQLVGFAPTYALGKPPYFSHERYPEFP
- the ybgF gene encoding tol-pal system protein YbgF yields the protein MNFYFKKFLACFGLIIFLASFYTHPTDARQKDMNSIIRKLDRIEEKLVRMDDSDEEDEVESISVKHSPTEIKEMAQRVQALEKENNRLTRLLERTNRTMDKLVDKMEQMDEKHQVSEDKKIVQSRLPMKKLERKAPREDIIEEREEPLRIDLTKPDKNLLQMPSRPDEESTEIVSQPLHDPLPTTAAEQYNYAQSLLKKGDFPRAQAVLSTFLKDHPRDPLAGNAQYWIGETFFAQQNYSDASAAFLTVFKNYPKHPKQPESLLKLSKCLRHLGKKQEACASLKKLSTTFPLTSGSIKKMAEEEKSRLGCS
- a CDS encoding type II toxin-antitoxin system death-on-curing family toxin is translated as MRRYLTVLEIASLHRILIDQYGGTAGIRDPGALESACFRPQCGYYENIIEEAAALMESLAINHPFLDGNKRVSFASVDVFLRLNKYRIIADSDELYKKTMQLFSEKKFEFVELNKLLKKYAVYFP
- the nth gene encoding endonuclease III, translating into MKPKTFTVQEVDSFFERLSKERPTPKSELQYTNSYTLLIAVVLSAQATDKGVNKATPALFAIADTPEKMLQLGEEKVRDYVKTIGLYKTKAKNIIGLSQKLLEKHNGNVPESREALEDLPGVGRKTANVVLNVAFGQDTIAVDTHIFRVSNRTGLAPGKTPFDVERALEKIVPKKWRFYAHHWLILHGRYTCKARKPLCPHCPVKDLCKYNDKIIS
- the dnaJ gene encoding molecular chaperone DnaJ; translation: MAKQDYYELLGVARSASHDEIKKAYRKLAMKYHPDKNQGDKASEQKFKDISEAYEVLKDSQKKAAYDRYGHQAFQGGHGAGGPGGMGGFDFQFDFGNAGFSDMFEDIFENFTGQQRQQPSRRGDDLRYDIEITLEEAFSGCTKNINFQSLSSCEECDGSGSAKGSDPDTCSTCSGSGKVRSQQGFFMMERACPTCQGSGETITDPCKSCRSTGRIRKEKTLAVKIPAGVDTGARIRLSSEGDMGLRGAQAGDLYIFVHVKPHAYFERDKQDLYCTSTISMARAALGGSVEVPTIEGTNVTLKIPEGTQSGQNFRLSHKGMSSLKGSSRGSMFVQVHVETPSKLTKRQKEILREFDSDSSSKKPKKREKLSARIFGFLSGMREIWNALHPTSICFKKGV